The DNA segment GTGTGGCGGACATCGGTCGTGATCCCCGCTCCGAAGCGGGTGGCCGCCGCGGTGATCGTCTCCTCGGTCATCGCGGCGGCCAATTTCGGCTACCAGAACCTCTTTCAGCCGTACCAGCGACAGACCCAGCCGCTCATCACGGTGTCCATGGGAAAGCCGGTACTGAGCAAGGACCGCAAGGCGTTCGCCGTACCGGTCGACATCACTCTCCAGAACCACGGCGAGGTGGGTTTCTACGTGCTCGGCACCGAGTTCCACGCCATGGGGAAACAGGTTCCGCTGAGCCCGAAGGACCGGCTCCGCCGGCAGTGGCGGGCCGATGCCGAGCAATGGCGCAATTCATCGGAGTGGAACCCGCTCTCCCGCCGGGAGATGCACCAGCCCGGAGAGTTGGTCGAGGCGAAACCGTGGATGCCCTACGGAAGTTGGGTTGAGTCGAACGACACCTACGCCACCCGAATGGTGGTGCAACTGCCCATGAACACGCCGTACGACCAGGTGGCCTTCTATGCCACCGCGAGCCTCGCGCGCAAGGACCGGCTCGTGCTGCAGCCGCTCGACTTCGTGGCGTACTCCTGGGGCAGGGAAAAAATCCCCGGATGGGTGAAGGCGCAACAGAGGGGCGGTCTTGACTCTCTCCTCTACCGTGCCAGGGTGCACGAGAACAATGCGCTCGACGAACACACAAGGGACCCGCGTTTCATCACCGTCTACTGGCAGTTCGGCACGCACGGCGCGAACGTGTCCTCATCCATTACGCGGAAGGGCGAGGAAAACCGCATCCCCAACCCGGCGGAGAACCGGGAGGTAGCGAGCCGGTACGGCCTCGTCGACCTCATCACCGGCCCGGTGGAGCGGACCCTCTGGGACGTCAAGAGCCAGCGCTGACGGGCGCCGCCCCGCCGAGCGCGCCGGAACGCCGGTCCAGTCCCTCCAGCCAGGCCACCAGGGCGAGCGAGCTGTTCACGCGGTCCCAGGAGTACGAGTCCCCCAGACCGAGCCGGGCCTCCCGCACGGCCCGGCACAGCGTCTCGACATCGAACATCTCCGCGACCAGCGGATGCCGGGCGGAGCGGCACAGGGCAATGAGTTCATCGCCGTGTCTCCGCAGGCCCCGGGCATAGAGGTCGTTGAAGGGCACCTTGACCGACCTGCCGCGGATCGGGGCCGGGAGGAGATCCGCCATGGCCGCACGGAGCACGGCCTTCGGACGGCCCGGCCGGAACGTGGCTGCGGCGGGCAGGCGGCTCATCGTGGCGACGACCTCCGGGTCGAGGAAGGGGTGCGAGAGGAAGAACCCGTCCCGTCGTGCGCGCTGCCAGGACAGCAGGTCGGGAGCGGCGACGTAATTGGCGGCGTCGTAGAGCGACTGTTCCGGCTTGCGTCCGAACACGAACCGGCTCTCCGCGATGCCCGCATCCCGATAGCCGTGAGCGCGCGCGAATCCGGGGCGCAGCCATCGGGGGCGGTTGAAGGTGCCGAGACCGCCGAGCACCGTTCCGCCGCCGCGGAGGGCGGTGATCCGTTCGGCTGCCAGCGGGAAGGCCGGCTGCACCACGTAGGCGCGGACGATGTCCCGCAGGCCCCGCTCGCTTCCCGCGGCCCAGGCACGTGCCTGCTCGGTCATCTGCCGGAGCCGTCCCGTGCGGGCCAGCCTGTGCAGATGGAACGGGTTGGCGTCCACGACCGGATCGGCCCCGCAGCCGGTCAGGAGCGTGTCACAGCCCAGTTCGGCGGCCGCGGCGTGGAGCCTGGCCCAGAACGGGGCGCGGAAGGCGTGCGCATGAGGTTCGTCGGCGTCTCCCGCGTGGTGCTGGAAGTCGTCGAAGTCGGCTACGTCGTCGGCATCGACGATCACGGGGCGAGCCGCGGGTGTGTGACGGCGGATCGCCTCCATCGCGACGTCGAGGTACGGCCGCTCCGCGGCCAGCTCCCCGCGGGAGAAGCGCCCGGCGAGCAGGACCAGGTCCCCGGCGTCGCCCCGTTCCGCGGCCAGCAGGAGTGCCGCGAGCAGCGCGACGCTGGTGGAGTCGGTGCCGCCCGAGACATGACATGCCGTCATCGTGCCCATGCGGCGTCCCACCGCGGTCTCCAGCGCGAGGCGCAACTCCTGCGCGGCCTCATCGAGGCAGGGGCCTTCCGCGGCCGGCTCGGGCGGGTCGGTGGCCCGAGGGGACCGTCGCGGCGTCCGGCCGCGCATCTGCCCGGTGATGGACAGCTCGACCACCTCACCGCCGAGGACGCGGTGCACCCCGGAGAAAGGGGTGAGGTCCGAGTGCGGTTGTGCCATGTTCCCGGCGAGGTATCGGCAGAAGTAGCGGGGTTCCAGCTCTGTGGCGCTCCCCAGGCAGCGGACCGAGGTGCTCACGGCGCTCACGCGGCCGCCGGACTCCCTGAAGAACAGCGGGATGCGTGCCTGCTCGTCACGCGTCAGGAGGATGCGATCGCCGTACACCAGGACAGCCGCGTAGTCACCGGCCGGCGTCGGCGGCGCGGCCCCCCGCCTGCCGGCGTCGTCGAGGAGGCTCCGCGCGCCCGCCGCCCGGTCACGGGCCGAGCCGACCCAGCCGACGACGGCCGCCGTGCCGGCCCGTGAGGAGACCGTCGTCACGAGTCCCTGACGGGCCAGGGCCTCGCTGGTCCGGAGCCTCGGTGCGCCCCCGGCCCAGTCGAGGCGGAGCGCCTCCACGTCAGCATCCACCGCAGTCGATCGAGAGCACCGGTGTGAAGGCGTGCCCTCGGGGATCGGCGTCGGGGATGCACAGGCCGCCGGAGACCGTCCAGGCGTGCAGGGCGAACGGGTGTTCGCGCACGCCGACGTGGAGTACGGCCTGCAGACCGCACCGCCGCAGCAGGACGAAGGCCGTCACCGCCTCGGACTTGCAGTCGCCGTTGACGAACCAGCTTCTGCTGCTGTGCGACTGCACCGCTCGTTTCAGCCGTCCGAGCTCCTCCGCGGAGGGGAGGTCCGCACGGGCGTACCCCGGGGCGGCCAAGGACAGCAGCCGGAGGACGCGCCCGAATCCAAGGGCCCGGATCAGCAGGTGCACTCCACCCAGCCAGAGCCTGACGCCGGCGTCCACGTATGTCTTCCGGCGGCGCGTCGCGCACCCGGCACGCGTGAGACCGATGACGAGTTCGGCGCGTTCCTCAGGGCTTCCGGAGGCGAATTTCTGGACTTCCGTCATCGCCAATCCGTGAAAACGCGTCCGCTTCCAGTCCGCGATCAGCGCTCCGTCGGACATCCGGGTAACACGGCAATGCGGTGACAGGATTCTTGCCATGGCTGCCAGGGCATCGACATCCTCTGCCACCGCATATCCTCCAGGATTGACTGTGAATGAACGTGAACGGTGTCAGTGCTGATATCCGTGACCGTCGTAGAATCCGCCGCTGAAGCCGCGGATCAGACAACCGTCACCGAGAAAAACGAGCTGATGCGGCTTACGGCGCCGCAGCAATCGGAGAATCATCGCCTACCTCCAGAAACGACAGCACATCAACTTCAGGCTACTCTCGCCCGAATGCCCCGCAACCGGGCTACCGACGTCAATCGGCCGACGGAGCCGTTGCCTTGGGGCCGCTCCTGAGATGGGTTTCCTCAAGTGAGGAGCCCTTTTCCCCAGCCGACGGAGCTCATCCGGGAGGAAGATGCTCCGGACTTGAGGCCCGGAGCGTTCCTGGGACCTACTGGATCGGGGAGTCGGGCGGTGGGAGCTGGATGGTGCGCTCCCGGTCGACCGATTCGACGCCGTCGACTGCCTCCAGGGCCGGTATCCGGTCCTCCGTGACGGTTCCGTGGAGCGTGCCGAGGATCGGCTGCTCGCCCGTGACCGTCAGCCCCGCCCGCCGCAAGGCTTCGACCACCTCCGCGAACCGGTCGGGGTCGACCGCAAGGATGACCCCGACCGGCGCGGGCCGGGACGCTTCGCTCACGGCGCCTGGAGCAGACCCGAGCCGACGTCCCTGGCGGGCTGCGTCAGCGGGAAGGCACCGGACGTCAGACTGAGTTTGAGATCGGCCGCGGAAGCGTGGGGGTTTGCCTGGGCGAGCAAGGCGAGGACGCCCGCGACATGCGGCGTGGCCATGCTGGTGCCGCTCAGGTTCTGGTACCCGCCGCCAGGGGCGGCCGAACGCACATCCCTGCCGGGTGCGGCAATGTTGACCTCACCGCCCTGGCCGTTGATGCCGCCATTGGAGAAGAACGACGGCGTGAGTGCCTTGTCGAGCGCGCTCACCGCGAGGATGGAGGGGCAGTTGGCGGGCCGGCTGACGGGCCTGATTTCCGGGGGCCGGTGGCTGTCGTTGCCCGCGGCAGCGACGATCACCGTCCCGCGCTCGAGTGCGCGCTGGGCCAGCTTTTCGTATGTCTGCGGGAAGAGCTCACCCGGTCGGACCCGGGCTCCGAGCGACATGGAGATCACGCGGGCGCCCTGCGCGACGGCCCAGGCCATGCCCGCCAGGATCTGGCCATCGGTGCCGCTCCCCGCGTTGCTGAGCACCTTGGCTGCGAGGATCCGGGCCTCGCAGGCCACCCCGTAGCGGGGTCCCTGCCGGGGGTGTGCCGGCCCGGCTGCGGTGCCGATGCAGTGGGTGCCGTGGCCATTGCCGTCCTCGACGGCCTCGCCGGGCACGAAGGAGGCCGACGCCTCGATGCGCCCGACCAGGTCCGGGTGGTCGGTGTCCACGCCGGTGTCGATGATGGCGATCTTCACATCGCGTCCGGTCAGGCTGGACAGATTGGCCCGGATCGCCTGCAGGCCCCAGGTCCAGTTCTGCTCGTCCAAGGAGGGGCCCTGGGCAGCGGCGATTTCGGCCATGGTGTGCTGGCCGACCACTTCCTCGTCACTGCGGTAGGCCGGAAAGAACTCGGTCGGCGCCTGCTGAGGAGCGGTGATCGGCAAGGCGTAGACCATGCGCTCCGGTTCTGCCGCGATGATCGAGGGCTCCGCCTCGGCCGAGGTCACCAGCGCGTGGCGCTGCTCGGGCCGCACCTCGACCACGGCGGCGCCGAGTTCCTCGAAGAGCACCGAGACGTCGGGGCGCTCAAGGAGTCCGGCGACATGCGCCGCCTCGGTTCCTCGGACGCGCTCGACGGACGCGATGTCGGCGGAGGAACGCAGTGCGTTCAGACCGCTCTCCTGGTCATTCGGTTCGAGCAGGACTACATATCGTCCCGTGTACTCCGTGCCCTGGCCCGTGACGGTGCCGTTGGGCCGATCGGGATGCTCGCCGAAGGCGCGCCTGTCCATGGGTCCGTTCACCATTGAATTTCCCGCTCTCTGTGCGCTGCCCCCGTTTCGTGGACGCGCGCCGATTCACGGAGTGTCAGGCGCCGGGGAGGCTGGGGCGCGGATCAGTCGCGTATCGACGCGTGGTGCCGTGGCCTGCGGGGCTGTCCATCTCCAGGCCGTCGGCATTGCCCCCCGTACACCGTCTCACTGGGTGTGAAGACCCGCAACACAGCGTCGCCACCGGTCAGCCGGGCCGGTGGACGCCGGGTGCACGACGTGGTGCGTCGTGCGACAACGGCAGCATGGCAGAGACTCCCAGGGCCACCGCCGCGGAAATCAAGGTCGGTTCTTCCGGAGACGCGGCCGTCCTCGTCCGCGACCTGGCACTCTGACGGCGCCGTCACCAGCGAGCCCTTTCCCGGCCCGATGCGGATCCGTGCCCGGCCCTGCGGCGGGCGATGGCCGGCACGCGGCGGCTCGGGCGCCCCGTCTGGCTCGGACGGGTTGGTGCTCCCCACGGTCCTGCCGCAATCTGGCCTGGTCACCGGTTGACCGCGCGCCGGCCGCACCAGCCGCGCGTGCCTCGGGAAGGCGTTTCACCATGGCGGAGCGATCACCCATCATCTACCTGCGGGGATATGCCGGTCCGCAGCGCGGTGTGGACAAGCAGGCCGACGACCCGTTCTACGGGCTCAACAGTGGCGCCACCCACATTCGCGTCGGCGCGGAGGGGACGCCGCGCTTCTACCAGTTCGAGGGCCCCCTGCTGAGGCTGATGAGCGACGAGGGCTATCAGCTCCTGGTGCGCGGCGATCAGCACGCCTATCTCCACTCGCAGCCCGATGGCGCGGTCACGCCCGAGTCCATCTGGGTGCACCGCTTCTACGACTATGCCGCGTCCACCTTCGGTACGTCCGTCACCGCGATCCCCGAGGAATTCGACCTCGAAAAGGCGGCAGAGCGCCTCTATGACTTCGTCCAGCTCGTCCGGCAGAAGACCGGCGCCGCCAAGGTGCATCTGGTGGCCCACTCCATGGGAGGGCTGCTCGCACGCTGCCTGATCCAGAAGGTCTCCCGTACGGCGGACTCGCGCACGGGTGAGCCTCGCCGCCCCGGCAGCGAACTCGTGGACAAGCTCTTCACCTATGGCACCCCGCACGGCGGAATCGCCTTCGACCTCGGCGGAGGGCTCGTCGACTGGGCGATGGAGACCTTCGGGCCGAGTGGTTCGGACATCTTCGCTCCTGACCGGATGTACACCTATCTGACCCCGGGTGCGTCCCACGGCGACGATCCCCCGCCGGGCTGGCGGCCCCACGAGATTCCGCCGGAGGTCTTCGACGCACGCCGGGTGTTCTGTGTCGTCGGGACCAACGCGGCCGACTACGGGCTGGTCGAGAAGGCGGTCGGACCGAGCAGCGACGGGCTGGTCCATATCGACAACGCCTATGTGCGCAACGCCCACCGGGCCTTCGTCCACCGCTCACACTCCGGCCGCTACGGACTGGTGAATTCCGAAGAGGGCTACCAGAACCTGCGCCGCTTCCTCTTCGGGAACTACCAGGTTCGGGCCGAACTTCGCGGCCTGGACCTGCCCGATCAGCCCTCCGGCGCCTCACGGGTATGGCAGGCAGAGGTGCGGCTGGCCGTCCGGGGCCTGCCGACCGTCATGCATGAGCAGCGCGCGGCCCACTACTGCCCCATTCAGCTGAACCAGGAATCCGCCCGGCACGGCTCCGCGGAGGGCGACACCGGCCGCGTACACCTGGCCACCGCTTTCCTCCTCGACCCGGTCAACGGCCAGGGCGGCCGGGAAAGCCGGCCGACGCTCCGCTCCCGCTACACGCTGGTGTTGCGCGTCTTCCACCTCGTGGAGAAGAGCGGCCGGTTCTTCTGGGAGGACCACCTCGAGCAGGTGCCCGACTGGGAGGACACGCTCATCGTCGACGTCGGCCCGCGCGGCTCGTACGAAGCGGCAGGATCGCAGGCCTGGGTGGCATGGAATTCACGAGTCCCCGGCAGCATCGACGACATCGACCCGATCGCCGGGGAACCATGCCGGATGACCGAGGACGGCGAAGACCTGCACACCGAGATCCCGATGCCTGAGACGGTCCGTCCCATCCTCGGCAGCAACTCCCGGCTCCGCCTCACCGTGAGCCGCTTCGGCTGAGCCTCAGTCGAACGAAGCCAGCTGCCGGTGCACGGACCAACCGCGCAGTGCCACCTTGTCCTTGAAGTTTCCAAGGCTCGTGTCGACCGGGTGGTCGGTGTACTGGTGGAACATCCACGGCTGCTGAATGTCGGGCCGGCCGGCCCTGCCGTTGTACTGGGCTATCCACAGGCCGTCCCCGGCGAAGGACGTCGTGTCACGATGCAGCCAGAAATCCCGGTTGCAGTAGAGCACCGTCCTGTGACCGGGCGTGCGCTGCTGCACGCGCTTGATCCAGTTGTCCTTGAAGGAGTTCGAGACGCCACGGTCCTCCCAGTCGAGGGCGAGAATGTCCCCCTCGGCCAGCTTGATCTTGGAGAGGAAGAAATCGGCCTGGTCTTCGAAGGATCCGGGTCGGGCGAAGTGATAGAAGCCCGTCACCAATCCGGCGTCCCGTGCGGTCTTACGCTGAGCGACCCACCTGGGGTTCGTGTAGGTGGTCCCCTCCGTGACTTTGATGAAGACGAAGGCGAATCCGCCGGTGTGGTATTTCTCCGGCTGGAACGACGACACGTCGATTCCCTTGATGGTCATGGTCAGCTCCTCAGGCGGCGGCGAGGCGCCTGGCGATCCTCGCGCGCATGCTATCCATCGTGAATCCCTTGGGATCGATCTTTCCGGGCTGCCACTCCAGGTGGCCGATCACGCTGCCGGCGTGCCAGCCGTAGACGCGGCAGATCGCAGCTGCTGCTTTTTCGATCGACTCGAGTTGCTCCTCCGGCCACGGGTCGATTCCGTCGCCGAGGTTCTCGCATTCGAATCCGTAGAACCTCGCGTTGCCGTCGGTGTTCTGCTCATTGTCAGGAGGCAGCGGCCTCTCCTCGATGACCGCCCGAAGCACATCGTCGTCACCCTGGCCGGCGTGGTTCGTGCGACCGTTGCCCACCATGTAGACGGTTCCGTCCTTGGCGATGACGCCGTGGCAGAGCGGGCCGGGGAGATCCGGGCGGCCGTCATAGCAGAGCCTGACGGTGTTCTTCGTGTTGGAGGTGACGGTGTGGTGGATCATCACGCCGTTCACATTGTTGAACGGCCCCTTGTGGTTGCGGTTGTGGTGGCGCCAATCGCGGGTCTCCTCGATGACCAGGTCTTCGTTGCGAAGTGCCCGGAGCATCTGGTCCGCGGTCATGGGTGCGGCCATGGTGTCCTCCCTCCAGCGATGGGAGGTTCCTGAACGACCCCTCGCTGGGGGGACTCAGCCGGCGGGGGTGCTGTGGTGCGCTACGGCACCGCCTTGCGGAGGGCCGGTCACCAGCCCGTCCTCCCTGGCTGCCGGCGCCGGCGTCCACCGCGGCGCCGATCCAGGGGCCCGCCCCACCTCTGGCCGTTGGCCGGTGAGGGAACCTTCCCGGAGCACTCACGGTCTCTCTTCATTTTCGCGCTGCGCGCCGCCTGCGGCATCTGGATCAACCTGCCGAGCGGAGCGAACCGCTGGCCCTCGCCCAGCACGCCGAGCTCGTGCGGCGGGAAGTGAGCCGGCGGGAGCCAACGGACCGCTGCCGGGCCCCCCTTGAGATCGTCCCGCGCAACGGCGACGATGGCTGCCGTCACAGTCCTTGGCGGCATGCGGTCTCAGCGGACTCATCGCACTGCGCCAGAATCGTGGCGAGCGAGGAACAGCCGACCCGAGGCGCCGGAAACAGGGTGACACCATGACGACACGGCAGGTCCGCAAGCGGTGCCAGGCGCTCGTCAACGCGCTCGACCTGCCCAGTCCCTTCTCCGTCGAGGCCCTCGTCCGTGAACTGTCGGCCCGGCGCGGCCGGCCCATCCGGATCCACACGCTGGCGATCGGCTCCGCCGTGAACGCCTGCGGCCTGTGGATCGCCACCGACTCCTGCGACCACATCTTCGTCGAGGAGAAGACCACCAGGTTCCACCAGGAGCACATCGTGCTCCACGAGATCGGTCACATCCTGATGGACCACGGCGCCGGCGAGGACGAGAACCGGCGCGCCCTGGCCACGCTGCTGCCCGGCCTCCGCCCCGACGTGGTCAGCCGGCTGCTGGGCCGCACCAGCTACACCTCCGAGCAGGAGCAAGAGGCCGAACTCGTCGCCAGTCTCATCCACTCGGCCGCGGGCATGCTGCCCCCTTCGTCGTCCCCAGGGGTGCGCGGCACGCTCGAAGTCGCCCTAGGAATCCGCAGGTAGGTGCGTGGACACACACTCCCTCTACGAACTGGGCACCCGCGTCGAACTCACCGGCGCACTGGCCCTCTGGCTGGTGATCGCCCTCCGGCTGCCCACCGCCCGCCGCTCCCGGCAGCAGAAGATGCTGCTGCTGTCCGCGATCGGTCTCGCCGGTTCGATCACCGTCTATCTCGACCCCGTCACCGCGGCGCTGACCCGGACCTTCCGCTTCGCCGAGAGCTGCGGCCTGTTCATGAACGGCTGGGGCGTCCTCAGTTCGGCCCTCATCCTCGACTTCGTGCTCGCCGCCATGTCCCGGCGCCGCCCCTGGCTCGTCTACGGCCCGATGGTCCTCACCATCGCCGCGCTGATCGCGCTCAACTACACGATCGCGCCGGACGCCGGCTGCGTCACCAGCCAGGCCGTCGCCTGGTACAGCCCGTTCTGGTGGCTGCTCATCGCGGCCCACCTGATCGGCACCATCCCGTGCGCGGTGCTGTGCGTGCGCTACGGGCGCCGGGCCGGCGACGACCGGCCCGTGCGCACCGGGCTCCTGCTGCTCGCCGCGGGGTTCACCTCGTCCGCCACGTTCTGGTGCGTGGTCCTGGCCTTCCTCCTCGCCCGGCCGGCCTGGCTGGGGGCACTGTTCCCGCTCAACATCGGGGTCACGGCCTGGATGATGACCGCCGGGGTCGGGCTGCCGCTGGTCGTCACCGTCCGCCGGGCCGCCCGCGACATGAGCGCCCTGTGGCGCCTGCACCCCCTGTGGCGCGAAGTCACCGAAGCCGTTCCGTACGTCACCCTGGACAAGCCGCTCCCCCGCCTCCGCGCGGTGCTCGGCGGCCCCCGTACGGTCCGCCTCCGGCTCTACCGCCAGGTCATCGAGATCCGCGACGCGCTGCTCGTGCTGCACGACTACGTGTCCTCCGAGGCGATGGAGGCCGCCCGGGACCACATCGGGACCCAGCAGCTGCCCGGGGAACAGGTCGAGCCGGCGGTCACCGCCTGCTGGCTGTGCACCGCGCTCGACGCCCGGCAGGCCGAGGCCACCCCCCGGCCGAACCAGCTCACCCCCGGCGGGCCCGCCCACGACGGCCTGCGCAGCGAGGCCGACTTCCTGCTCGCCGTCCTCAAGGCCCGCGCGCTGCCCGCCGTACGCTCCTTCGCCGTGCCGCCCGCACCGGCCGGCCCCGCACGGGCCCGTCCCGCCGTGCCGGACCTGCGGACCCCCCACTCCCCACCGTCTCGTACGAGTTAGGAATCCATGACCCAGCAGTCCGCCCGCACCCCCTACACCAGCGGCATGTTGAGCAATGACGACGGCCGTGAGCGGGACCGTCTGACGTCCATCCAGGGCAGCGTGGACACGTTCACCACCGGAATCCTGGAGCGCCTCCCCGTCGAATCCTCCTGGAACTGCCTGGAGTTGGGCGCCGGGGCCGGCTCCATCGCCTACTGGCTGGCACAGCGGTGCCCGGAAGGCCGTGTGGTCGCCGTCGATCTCGACACGCGCCACCTCGACGCCGGACGTGCCGCGAACCTGGAGGTCCAGGAAGCCGACATCACCGACGAGGACTACGCCCCCGGCAGCTTCGACCTCATCCACGCGCGCTACCTGTTCTGCCATCTCGCCGCACGCGACGACATGGTCGCGCGGGTCGCCCGCTGGCTCGCCCCCGGCGGGCGGCTCGTCATCGAGGAGCCCTACCACCTGCCCGGCGCCACCTCCCCCTTCCCCGTGATGGGGCGCATCCTCGACGCCTACCAGCGCGTCTACCACGAGAACGGCGCCGACCTCACCTGGGTCCGGGGCCTGCCCGCCCTCCTGGCCGGCAGCGGTCTGTCCGACGTCGCCTTCGCCGCGAACCCCGGGTACATGGGCGGACTCGACAAGGACCGCTGGCTCCCGCTCATCAGCCAGGCCACGCCCGGCCTGCTCGCCGACGGCGCGGTCACCGAGGCCGACCTGGCGGAGTTCCACACCCTCCTCAAGGACCCGGCGTTCATCGACATCCCGCAGCTGACCCTCTCGGCCTGGGCCCGCCGCCCGGCGGAGTGAGCGTCCGCGGACGGGCCGGGCGGAAGCCGGTGGGTGCGGTGCCTGCCCCGTTGAGATGATCAAGGAGATGAGAAACGACCACCCGCACCTGCCCACCACCGAGTCCGCCGTCACCGCCCTCCGCGCGATCGCGGCCGAGTACCGCCTCGGCCTGACCGTCACGGACGACATCGGCGCGGACCGTACCTCCCGCCGCACCGCGGCCGGAGTGTTCACCGCCCTGGACGCGGACGGCTCGCTGCCGCACGAGGCCTTCGTGGAGCTGGACGGGTCGCCCGCGGTCACCGTCCAGCTCTTCCCCGAGGACGATGCGACGATCACCGTGGAAGGGGTGGCGTTCGCCGATGTCCCGCGGGACGCGGTGCCGGCGTTCCTGCGCTCGGTGTACGGCGGCCTCGCCCACGTCAGGACGCGGTTCTTCCCGCCGGGCCAGTGGCTGGTGGTGCCGCTGCCCGGCGACGAGACCTACAAGGAGCGCCTCTTCGGCGGCGTGCTCAGCCCCTGGCTCGCGCGCGGCATCCGCTGAGGCGGAGGCAGTGGCCGGGCCGGGGGCCGGCTTCCGTCCTGGCTCTCACGCCGGCGGCCGGTGGCCCCCCGGCAGCAGGGGGCCCGGCTCCGGCGCGGCCACCTCGACGCCCTCCACCTTGGGATTGCGCCGCTGGCGCTTCGAGACCCAGTGGGCCAGCCAGGACAGCAGCATGCACATCCCGATGTAGATCGGCGAGATGATCATGACGACGGGGATGAACGGCAGGTCGTAGTCGAGGTTGGAGGCGATCAGCTTGCCGGCGTGCAGGAACTCCTCGTAGGTGATGAGGTAGCCGAGCGAGGTGTCCTTCAGGGCGACCACCAGCTGGCTGATGATGGCCGGGAGCATCGCCCGGACCGCCTGCGGCACCAGCACATGCGTCATGACCTGGGTCTTGCGCATGCCCAGCGCGTAGGCGGCCTCCCGCTGGCCGCGGTCGACGGCGTTGACGCCGGTGCGGAAGACCTCGGCGAGCACCGAGCCGTTGTACAGGGTCAGGCCGGCGACCAGGGCGATCAGCGGCTCGGCCTGCAGCGCCACATAGATGAAGAAGATCATGACCAGTACGGGCATGGCGCGGAAGAACTCCACCAGCACCGTGGACACCCAGCGCACGGGCCGGTGCGCGGAGAGCCGGCCGGTCGCCAGCACCCCGCCCAGCGCCAGCGACAGCACGGCCGCGAGGGCGAAGGCCTTCAGCGTGTTGCCCAGGCCCCGCAGGAGCAGCTCCTGAATTCCCTTGTAGGTGAAGGGAGTCCACTTCGCCGCGGTGAACTGGCCGGTGGAGAAGAGGAGGTAGACGACGCAGCCGAGCAGGGCGAGGATCAGCGCC comes from the Streptomyces angustmyceticus genome and includes:
- a CDS encoding lasso peptide biosynthesis B2 protein is translated as MTEVQKFASGSPEERAELVIGLTRAGCATRRRKTYVDAGVRLWLGGVHLLIRALGFGRVLRLLSLAAPGYARADLPSAEELGRLKRAVQSHSSRSWFVNGDCKSEAVTAFVLLRRCGLQAVLHVGVREHPFALHAWTVSGGLCIPDADPRGHAFTPVLSIDCGGC
- a CDS encoding esterase/lipase family protein; the encoded protein is MAERSPIIYLRGYAGPQRGVDKQADDPFYGLNSGATHIRVGAEGTPRFYQFEGPLLRLMSDEGYQLLVRGDQHAYLHSQPDGAVTPESIWVHRFYDYAASTFGTSVTAIPEEFDLEKAAERLYDFVQLVRQKTGAAKVHLVAHSMGGLLARCLIQKVSRTADSRTGEPRRPGSELVDKLFTYGTPHGGIAFDLGGGLVDWAMETFGPSGSDIFAPDRMYTYLTPGASHGDDPPPGWRPHEIPPEVFDARRVFCVVGTNAADYGLVEKAVGPSSDGLVHIDNAYVRNAHRAFVHRSHSGRYGLVNSEEGYQNLRRFLFGNYQVRAELRGLDLPDQPSGASRVWQAEVRLAVRGLPTVMHEQRAAHYCPIQLNQESARHGSAEGDTGRVHLATAFLLDPVNGQGGRESRPTLRSRYTLVLRVFHLVEKSGRFFWEDHLEQVPDWEDTLIVDVGPRGSYEAAGSQAWVAWNSRVPGSIDDIDPIAGEPCRMTEDGEDLHTEIPMPETVRPILGSNSRLRLTVSRFG
- a CDS encoding glycoside hydrolase family 25 protein, which encodes MTIKGIDVSSFQPEKYHTGGFAFVFIKVTEGTTYTNPRWVAQRKTARDAGLVTGFYHFARPGSFEDQADFFLSKIKLAEGDILALDWEDRGVSNSFKDNWIKRVQQRTPGHRTVLYCNRDFWLHRDTTSFAGDGLWIAQYNGRAGRPDIQQPWMFHQYTDHPVDTSLGNFKDKVALRGWSVHRQLASFD
- a CDS encoding S8 family peptidase — encoded protein: MDRRAFGEHPDRPNGTVTGQGTEYTGRYVVLLEPNDQESGLNALRSSADIASVERVRGTEAAHVAGLLERPDVSVLFEELGAAVVEVRPEQRHALVTSAEAEPSIIAAEPERMVYALPITAPQQAPTEFFPAYRSDEEVVGQHTMAEIAAAQGPSLDEQNWTWGLQAIRANLSSLTGRDVKIAIIDTGVDTDHPDLVGRIEASASFVPGEAVEDGNGHGTHCIGTAAGPAHPRQGPRYGVACEARILAAKVLSNAGSGTDGQILAGMAWAVAQGARVISMSLGARVRPGELFPQTYEKLAQRALERGTVIVAAAGNDSHRPPEIRPVSRPANCPSILAVSALDKALTPSFFSNGGINGQGGEVNIAAPGRDVRSAAPGGGYQNLSGTSMATPHVAGVLALLAQANPHASAADLKLSLTSGAFPLTQPARDVGSGLLQAP
- a CDS encoding class I SAM-dependent methyltransferase; amino-acid sequence: MTQQSARTPYTSGMLSNDDGRERDRLTSIQGSVDTFTTGILERLPVESSWNCLELGAGAGSIAYWLAQRCPEGRVVAVDLDTRHLDAGRAANLEVQEADITDEDYAPGSFDLIHARYLFCHLAARDDMVARVARWLAPGGRLVIEEPYHLPGATSPFPVMGRILDAYQRVYHENGADLTWVRGLPALLAGSGLSDVAFAANPGYMGGLDKDRWLPLISQATPGLLADGAVTEADLAEFHTLLKDPAFIDIPQLTLSAWARRPAE
- a CDS encoding asparagine synthase-related protein, translating into MEALRLDWAGGAPRLRTSEALARQGLVTTVSSRAGTAAVVGWVGSARDRAAGARSLLDDAGRRGAAPPTPAGDYAAVLVYGDRILLTRDEQARIPLFFRESGGRVSAVSTSVRCLGSATELEPRYFCRYLAGNMAQPHSDLTPFSGVHRVLGGEVVELSITGQMRGRTPRRSPRATDPPEPAAEGPCLDEAAQELRLALETAVGRRMGTMTACHVSGGTDSTSVALLAALLLAAERGDAGDLVLLAGRFSRGELAAERPYLDVAMEAIRRHTPAARPVIVDADDVADFDDFQHHAGDADEPHAHAFRAPFWARLHAAAAELGCDTLLTGCGADPVVDANPFHLHRLARTGRLRQMTEQARAWAAGSERGLRDIVRAYVVQPAFPLAAERITALRGGGTVLGGLGTFNRPRWLRPGFARAHGYRDAGIAESRFVFGRKPEQSLYDAANYVAAPDLLSWQRARRDGFFLSHPFLDPEVVATMSRLPAAATFRPGRPKAVLRAAMADLLPAPIRGRSVKVPFNDLYARGLRRHGDELIALCRSARHPLVAEMFDVETLCRAVREARLGLGDSYSWDRVNSSLALVAWLEGLDRRSGALGGAAPVSAGS
- a CDS encoding MAB_1171c family putative transporter yields the protein MDTHSLYELGTRVELTGALALWLVIALRLPTARRSRQQKMLLLSAIGLAGSITVYLDPVTAALTRTFRFAESCGLFMNGWGVLSSALILDFVLAAMSRRRPWLVYGPMVLTIAALIALNYTIAPDAGCVTSQAVAWYSPFWWLLIAAHLIGTIPCAVLCVRYGRRAGDDRPVRTGLLLLAAGFTSSATFWCVVLAFLLARPAWLGALFPLNIGVTAWMMTAGVGLPLVVTVRRAARDMSALWRLHPLWREVTEAVPYVTLDKPLPRLRAVLGGPRTVRLRLYRQVIEIRDALLVLHDYVSSEAMEAARDHIGTQQLPGEQVEPAVTACWLCTALDARQAEATPRPNQLTPGGPAHDGLRSEADFLLAVLKARALPAVRSFAVPPAPAGPARARPAVPDLRTPHSPPSRTS